A single window of Bombus pascuorum chromosome 1, iyBomPasc1.1, whole genome shotgun sequence DNA harbors:
- the LOC132913969 gene encoding plexin domain-containing protein 2, producing the protein MACERWCFNRGCDEAPRRWLYILFLAFCVFEHLGSSIADNEFSRYHYELGRSGGQSLHDFGPFELAYVSDEDAVDDGEALTRYRREADEKPDPATERISRGQQLQQQQSQQQVASQQSQSQPQPQPQQQQPQTVVNASNVPTNDGYDYLTDYPTESTVPTSSPSSTTVSSGEQGVVTPILRLDKPEASTPIVSIYGKNSSTKEPVPSAIPGGKANSINVTADAKKNATKGTESVPESTDNKDDSDGSIGDISISRFSDLSNKTLSQHNITKMLYDTHQYYNSTFIIDEAVGKKFWVDINNHPDLKVNYLLSQSHRRAATVKLKFDFPFYGHKVRNITIATGGFLYTGEYVHSWLAATQYIAPLMANFDTRLSNDSYVKYVDNGTAFTVVWEKVVLQDKPEAGAFTFQVTLHQNGDIVFVYSMIPLMVEHIEDKAHPVKIGLSDAYIMDRIVFFVRRKTIYEYHRVNFNRQDIKNWTVIYLHALPTCLEMDNCRDCLTKLKGFDCKWCSELNQCSTGTSRSRQDWLLKGCDVRMIKTIDNCPLPTTTCKEHLDEYNHILRMHSEETVTVSEMNAKQEKPGTSPLERSRDNMNMGVSGIIGILLVIGLVVGLVAWAAYAYRNPHSTSGQMLIRYRPSQWSWRRGEARYTAATIHM; encoded by the exons GTCGGTACCATTATGAATTGGGACGTTCGGGAGGACAGTCGTTGCATGATTTTGGACCATTCGAATTGGCTTACGTGTCCGACGAAGATGCGGTCGACGATGGAGAAGCGTTAACAAGGTACCGTCGAGAAGCGGATGAGAAGCCAGACCCTGCGACCGAACGAATCTCACGGGGGCAACAATTGCAACAGCAGCAGTCGCAGCAACAAGTCGCGTCGCAGCAATCGCAATCGCAGCCACAGCCGCAACCGCAGCAACAACAACCGCAGACGGTTGTGAATGCGTCGAATGTACCAACGAACGATGGATACGATTATCTAACGGATTATCCGACAGAATCGACGGTTCCCACGTCATCTCCGTCGTCGACAACAGTTTCGTCAGGCGAACAGGGAGTTGTGACGCCTATCCTTAGATTGGACAAACCGGAGGCTTCAACGCCGATAGTATCAATCTACGGAAAGAATTCTTCCACCAAAGAACCG GTTCCATCCGCAATTCCAGGAGGTAAAGCTAACTCTATCAATGTAACGGCCGATGCTAAGAAAAATGCGACGAAGGGCACGGAGTCTGTGCCGGAATCAACAGACAATAAAGATGATTCCGATGGCAGTATCGGAGACATATCCATCAGCAGGTTTTCGGACTTATCCAACAAAACTCTGTCCCAGCACAATATCACGAAAATGCTCTACGACACGCATCAATATTACAACAGCACGTTTATCATCGATGAAGCTGTAGGGAAAAAATTCTGGGTGGATATAAATAATCATCCAGATTTGAAGGTCAATTACTTACTTAGTCAAAGTCACCGTCGAGCTGCG AcggtgaaattgaaattcgattTCCCTTTCTACGGTCACAAAGTTCGTAACATCACCATCGCCACCGGAGGATTTTTGTACACCGGAGAGTACGTTCACAGTTGGCTAGCCGCCACACAATATATCGCACCGCTAATGGCAAATTTCGACACACGACTATCTAACGACAGTTATGTGAAATATGTCGATAACG GAACGGCGTTCACGGTTGTATGGGAGAAGGTGGTATTGCAAGACAAACCTGAGGCAGGGGCATTCACGTTTCAAGTGACTTTGCATCAAAACGGTGACATCGTCTTTGTGTACTCGATGATCCCTCTGATGGTAGAGCATATCGAGGATAAGGCGCATCCTGTTAAAATTGGATTAAGCGATGCTTATATCATGGACAGAATAGTGTTCT TTGTTCGCAGAAAAACGATTTACGAATATCATCGCGTGAACTTTAATCGGCAAGATATTAAGAATTGGACAGTGATTTATCTACATGCACTGCCTACCTGTTTAGAAATGGATAATTGCAGAGACTGCTTGACAAAACTAAAAGGTTTCGACTGCAAATGGTGTTCAGAACTGAATCAATGTAGCACCGGAACATCTAGATCGCGACAAGATTGGCTGTTGAAAGGTTGTGATGTTCGAATGATAAAAACAATTGACAATTGCCCGTTACCAACTACGACATGCAAGGAACACCTGGACGAATATAATCACATTTTACGCATGCATTCGGAAGAGACTGTTACCGTTAGTGAAATGAATGCGAAGCAAGAGAAACCTGGAACGAGTCCTCTAGAGCGTT CTCGGGACAATATGAACATGGGAGTTTCAGGAATTATTGGAATTCTCCTTGTAATTGGTTTAGTCGTAGGTTTAGTCGCGTGGGCTGCATATGCTTACCGCAATCCTCATAGTACGTCCGGACAAATGTTAATTAGG TATCGACCAAGCCAATGGAGTTGGCGAAGAGGAGAAGCACGTTATACAGCAGCAACGATTCACATGTAG